The nucleotide sequence TAGAGTCAAGCCAGTGGCTTCCTGGTTGACACGTTCGTAAGTGTACGCATGCATGCGTTGAACCTGCTGTATAGAAATTGATGTGCCATATTCGCTTTTAGAAAGATTCATTTATACAATGACGATCGGGGCTCAACTCTTTCTTGCATGAGAACCGAATCAGCAGAAGCAGCCAGGTTTGACATTGCCGGGCCAGGTGCTTGCGCGGATCGTGTCAGAAGAAGAAGACAAATTCTTCTTCACTTGAAAGATTTTTTTATGCCTGGTGAAATTTGTGGTGCCACTCCCGATCGTGCGTGGGGGTCGAGTTTGGTGgatgaaattgtgtgtgatgtcgGGCGCCTCGTGTCTTGTATGGAGAGTGTGGGCCGTGGTTGGTGTGGACACGCTGAATTCAGTCTTGGTGCAGAAGGCAGCCAGAAAGCTTAGCTTGGATGAGTATGATAAACTATGATGTATCGAGCATAGAAACAAATACAGCCGTTTGAGCGACACATAATTTTGAACAGAGAAAGTAGTAAACTGGTTGGTTGAAGATTCCGTTGCTTCGCTCTTTTGTttctatatatacatatatatatacttgTGTGTATTTGACCGTTGACCAATAGCCGCCCCTAGCCAGCTAGCGCGCTGACAGAGTTCGACGCCGTCTGGTTGGTCCAACGATGGAAGTCATCGGCTCACTCCTACCAGCAGGTAGGAGCGTTCGTCGACATGATGAAATCTTGGATGCTATCACCTGATCTGATCTGGTGGTCAGATTATAGTGTCGTCTCAAAATACTGCACGTGGCtaagagctactccctctgtctcatagtgtcaaaaacgtttttatattatactttctccgtttcaaattactcgtcgctgaaatggatgtatctaaaactaaaacacatctagatacattcatacgTGAGACAAATAATTCGAAACGGAGAGAGTAGAACGGATGCAGTACTAATCGAAAAACTAAGAACTAATAATAATGGTCAACCGGGGGTTCAcatttgcaaaaagaaaaaaaattgagggGCCAGTGCTTTGTTGGTTTACGCGTTCTTATCTGAAGCACACACTGGCATGATGTGTGCACGGTGCCGAATAAAAATTGATGCGAGAATCCATTTTAGAAACATTTGTTGAGAAATAAAAATATGTGATCAATTGTATGGGAGGGATGCCTTCCAGGAGGTGTCTGTTGGGGAAGAggtgtctccccaacacacccctTCACCATGTATATAAGTGGGTCTTCCACGTTGCAATGGAACTAATGGATCATTTAGACTCTTCTGTGTCTCTTTTACTTTCACTCTGTAATACGTTATCAGCACATAGTCTTTGCCTAGAGAGTAATTCGGCCAAGAAAACAGCGGTTACACGCAATGGAGAAACGCACTTCCGTGCGAGACAAAGCAGCGACCATCATGACGATGAGGCACGAGATGCAGATGGCCATCGCGGCGGCGGCAACAGTACGCGATGTAACAGTTGGCTGCGCAGGCACATGCAGCGGCAGCACCATGGAGCATGCATGCATCCGTGTACAGGAGATTAATCAGAGTGTTAATTTCGTTTGTCTTCTTGTGATTAAGAAACATGGAGTAAGAAGAATCTGATCAATTGCCTTTTCCTGCGAGAATTGCCTCACCGAATCGTCCAAGAAGAGGCCGGCCCGTGAGCATTTGGCGCAGTCGGAAAATCGATTGCCTTGGCAACATGAACAGCACGAGCAAGTCATTCGTTGACATGCATGCATAGATGCACTGTTCAGGACAAAAACCGATCAGAACATTGTCTACTTCATTTTGCCTTCTCATGATCAATAAATGATCTATATCAATCGACTCTGTTTCCTGTACGTACATGTAGATTACTTCTTCCGAGCGCATGCACAGGAAGAAGTGGATGGATCAAATACCAAAGAGAAAGAGGGAGAACTCGAAATGAGCGCTGTTCTTGGAAAAGCACTAGGAGTTCTAGTCCTCGACGACGCCTCTAAGTGGTGAGATTTCGTCCTTGATTCCGCGGCGTGCTTCTACAGCACGGAGGCAGTGCCCAACATGCGCAGCGGCCTCGACCCCATTGCTGGTGTTTCCAGCGACCGCAGTCCAAAAGATTGGCGGCGCGGCGTGCCTCTCTAGACAAGGGACGGTGGTACACCAGGGAACCATCCCCTAATGTACCGACACGCTCCGGCGCGTCAGCGTGCAGCCATGCCGCGCGGCAGCACGCAACCGTCAAAGCTTGGTGGAGGCGGCGTCCCAGGTGTGCACGCGGCCGCAACCCCGGCGGGCGATGTCCAGTCGGACTCGGCGCGATGGTGACCAGCATGTGGTCCCGGTGAATGGCATGGCCTGGCACCGGCGGCGAAGGGTCTCCGCTCCCGTCTCCGAGAGGCGCTGCCGCCAATGGCGGTAGCAGCCACCAGCCCTATGCGCGGGACTGTCTGTTCCTTGGCCCAGAGGCGGCGTAGGCGTCGCGTGAATCTCGACCGGCGATGACCCCCGACTACGGCGGCGCACGGGAACCAGCGCCTGCAGACGGCGGTTAATTCCCTAAGGGAATTAGTAACTGCACGAGAAAGAGAAGGGGGAAAATCCTATCTCTTTGGCGATTTTGTAAATCAGCCATTGAATTATTTGTTAATCCTAGAGAAGTCCCTGCTTTCTCTGATTTAAGGCATATATGCTTATCAGATCTTGCGTTTTAGCCCCTTGGCTTTAGCACTTTGACAATAAGATTATTGTTTTTTGCATGTTAAGCCATGGGCTTCAGAGCAAATGTGCAGGGTAGACCATTGGTAAATTGCATAATAATGATTATGCATAATTTTATGTCATGTAAAATGACCGTTTGAGGCCCCCAAGTCCTCATATGTGTTGCATAAGTATGTTTATACTTCTGCATTTATTTGTATTACATGGGTAATACTGTTGCAAAGCAATATGTTGATTCCATTATTTGCATAGAACATGGAATTTGCTTGCAAGTTTGGAAACATGAGGTAGTGAAGTGTATGACACTGCCTGACTATGTCAAATTTACATTTGTCACAAGGAATCGACAAATGGTACCTACTGCTTAACTGCAGGTTATCCAATGTTATTGTGAGGTCTATATTATGTCATTCTGACATAATGACTATCTTGAATTTTCCACACAACTTATGGACTGCATTATGGCAACGAGTTAATTTCGTTCACAACTGTGAGGTCTACATCACCATGTGATGACTACCTTCAATGTGTTTTTAATTAACATAAGGTTGTGAAATGCAACATAAGAGTGAGGTCTACACTACTTAGTAGTGATTATCTCCATTTGTTCAAAGCAAAAGTGAAGGCACAAAATTTATGACATAGCAATTATGAGGCCTACACCGCTGGTGCCTACCTTCATGATATTTTTCCAAATACTTGTCAATTTCACAGCATTTGTCATTGGTTGTGACTATAGTGTCACATACTCCATCAGGAGATGAACCCAAGGCATTGGTGACTATGTTGCATATTATTCTATGAAGAGAATTATGCAAAACACTTGCATATTTTGGTGATTACCTTCCATGCATACACAACTTATGAGACACCATCATAGCTATGAATTAAGTTTCATGCACAGCTAAGAGGTTTATGCCATTTTTTGGTGACTACCTTCATGTGTTATAAATAACATATGGTTGTGGGGACTATGATCAATGGGAACTGTCCATAAGAGTGAGGCACCACTAGGTGGTCAGCTATCTCTATGTGTTTTAAGAAAATTAAAGGCTTGTCCCTTTTGAGGTGACTACCTTTAATTTGAAGATCTACACCATATTGTGGTGTTCTTCTGGAAGGCTTGCCCTATGAATCACTAAGAATCACCGTGACCATGATTATGCTTAGCCATAGCATTTTCATCGTACTTAATTTACTGAAGGTAAATTAATGCATTAGTATTTCATGCATCATATGGCTGACCTTTTCGAAATGTAATGCGATGCGATGACATTAGGTGGGAATAATTATTTGACATGGGTCGTGGACATAGTGATCTTGTCGACCCATGGCATTGTGGCCATAAAGACTCCACCTGTAGAGAATGTCATGGCTATTTAAAAATAGCTAAAATGTGCATATTTGCATTTATGTGACATCGCTATGACTCGGTTTATAAACTGAGTATGTAATGGATAATGAATATCCATTTTCCCTCTAAGGCTTCATTGAGGCGAGATATATTGTTATAAGCATCACACGAATGATTATTTATTCGTATTAAGGACTTTAAGTCTATTGAGGCTTATTATTCTACTGTCTATAAATCAACACTAAGTTGAGATTATGTGATAAGGCGGCTTCAGATACATATCTGACTATAAGTCCTTACTGCACTTTACATTCTCCTAGGATGGTAAACAGAAATATCATCTTTGTTTCAGGTTGCAATTCCTGAAATTCACGCTAGTACTCTTAGTACTAAGTAATAGTGGTTAGAGAACCACGAGGAGTTGAATGTAAAGTGAAGAGAAAAAAATGACAAGCAGAAATTGAGTGTATATCTCAAAAGGGAATGGATCATTTAATTTAaatgatcataatgacaactttcaAGTTTGTCAAAATGGTGGTTTTACGAAATGTCGTACTAATGATTACCAATCGGTCAAGTATTGGGTTGAATCATACCACCGGCTCACTGGAGGCAAATGATTTTAATGGGATAAGTTTGAAGTTCTACTTCAAAAGGAAACAACCAGAGAACATTCTGGCATGATAAAAGGGGAATAGACTCCTCTATATTGATGATATGCTTGTGGAATGATATTCCAAAGATATTTTGGAGATCTCGTGTAGTCTCTTAGTTATCCTTAAATATTATTGGCCTATAATTGTACTACTACATATTGTATAAATTGCAACATCTTGTCCCTCCAACATGATAGTTGAGATAATTGAGTGTATGAATTAGTTTATACTcaatatttttgcatatataaTAATTTTTCCTCCTTTGTCATTATGATATTGGACGATTAGAGAATGACAATTCTGTTGGCTCCAACTTGACAAGTTGCAATATTCCCAACAATCATCAGATTGTTTTGTGCACTGCATGTGATATTGGGGAATTAATTTTAAGGCACTCTCACCTTAAAATTTGAAATGAGCCAGCCAATACTCTTGATTGCATTCAAGAATATGTTTGGATTATTCAACCATTATCTGGGTTATGTTAGTACTTCATGGTGTTCATAGACGCATCTAGAACATGGTCTTAGATGTGTATCATTCACACAAAACCATATGTTTACTGAATTAATTGCTCAAATTGACGAATTTAGAGCAAATTATCCTCATGTGGGATAATTCCATTGGAATAGAAATGTCGTTGAACTTGATTACGAGCATTCAATGGTTATATTCAATATATAGTACATAACCAGAATGGTTTGGCTTGATCTCTTATGAAAGAGATTCAATATTGCATAGCCAATGTTGTAGAATTGTGATTTACCAACATTTTGTTGATGGTAACATGCGGTCTCACACTCCGCATATTTGATCTAAATGAGATCAAATGATACTGCACCCCCTTGCAGTTTGTACGTGGAAATAAGTGAAGTATTTCAcatctgcggtaattcggttgtataccgatatcaccaccccaGCGTACATCATGGGCCTTCACATAtggttgggatctatgtgaggaataactgtgGTATGTTCGTAAATCCGCCGAATACCTTAACCCTTATAGGGGAGTTATTTGCAGCCCATACGCTGATTGCTTTTGCAATAAGAACATTTTCTGGCATCAGGGGGAGATGAGTACCACAAAGAATGCCAGGAAATGGATAAGAAATGTCATAGACATTTTGTCCACGTACTTAAGAATCTGAAATGCAGGTTCAAGTTATGAAAAATTTGCAGCATATTGCAAATAATCTGCCAAGTATATTTACTAATGACAAAGTTGTCACTATGGTCAAGTACCAGAACGAGTGGAGGTACCTAATAAACCACTCGTCTACCTAGATGAGAGCAAGAGGGGGATAATTCTGGTCGCATGAGATTAAGTTCTCATATGTTTCGGTGAAAACAGAGGAGATTGACCCCTCGATCAGTAAATATGATTCAACCTCTGGTTGAATGACACCTGAGGGATGCGCGGCATCCAAAGTCCAACACATATGTGCACACATTTTTATGTGTTGGGACATCGAAACACCTTGACTCTGTTGTTGTGGGAAATCACAAGGAGTTAAGAGGCGTAATAAGAATTCCACAATGATATTGATTCATGAGAATCATATATGAGAAAGTCTACACATGTCGACATAAAATTCTTTCGAGAATTGCTAGAATCCTTTTGGGCCCTGAACCAAATCCATGGAGAGTGTTGTTGCACTTATGTTGGTTCAAATGAAAGGAAGCAATTAAGGAAGATTGGCACTCGCTCATCAAAAGAGAGGTATTTACCATTGTAAAACCTGCTCCTCATAAGTATCTTCTAGAGGGAAGAGAAGTGAATTTTTGTTTGGAAACAAAAATAAATGAGGTGGTGAGAAAGCAAGGCTTGTAGCGCAAGGGTTTTTCGCAGAGACCCGACATCGGTTACGATATAACATACCTTCTTGGTATGAGTGGAATTATGTTTCGATACTGAATGTTAATGGCAGTATAGATCCACACGGTTGATGTATGTAATGTCTACATACTCCCATGGGTCAATTAGTTTGGATGTATATATTGAAGTCATTCTATGACTTGAAGTAGTCAGAGAATTGTGTGGTGCAACCGACTAAGTGAGTTATTCCTTGACAAGGATTACTCTCATACTAATGATTGTTGACGTGTATTCATGAAGAAATCCTGGGTTGGATTGTACATCACCTTAATTTGTGGTGTCGATGATCTTATCATCAAAGTCTATATAAGACATGAAATACACACAATCATGTTAAGACGGATATTTGGGTTAAACCAAATTATGCTAAGCTTATGACTTGAGCATATTCCCCTAAGATATCAGTTTTCATATATCCGAAAGTATTGGAGAGGTCCAATATGGATATATTATATCAAAGACACATATGGTCATGTTATACCTAATATGGGATATAGATCCTTGAGACATAGGGGAGATGGTGAAGTGATAGAGGAGCATGAATTTCCATATCTAAATACCATCGAAGCACTCATATATCTTGCAAAATATGTCAGGCCTGACACTATAGTTTTTGGCAATTTATTGAGAGTGCAATTCTCTGAAAGGTATAAGGTTTGTGTAAGGAATATCCTGGGATATATCCAAGGCACGAAGGGTCTTGATCAATTTCATTCGAAAAATCAAGATGGGACCATGGTTTGATATATTGATAGTGGCTAATTATTTGATCCCACAATGTCATATCAAAGACTGGGTTTGCTGGAAGAGTACTTTGAAGAAAGTATTCAGAATAGACTCTAAGTGAGTCCTTCCAGTGATCATTCTATATCATTTGAAGCATCATAAAATGTGGATGACTTCATAGAATGATTGGCCACATGTGAAATCATGTGGAATTATCATTATCTACCAAGATAATGTCACTTGTATTGCTTATGGGTTATATTTATCCTTGTGAATTACAAAAATGTAAGAGGATAGTATGCAAACAAATTATTGTGATATTCACAATGTCTCTATCAATATTTATATTCCAGAACTAGATTCGTGGAATTGGTATGAGATATTCTTGAGGTTTGCAAATTTCAGGGAGAGTAAAATCCCAAGTTATAACCCGTTGGTGATCTTGAGATCACTCATATTGTACTCCTTTTCCCTTTATGAGTTTTCCATGATGTTTCTCATACAAGGTTTTTAACGAGACAATAATATAAATACAAGTGCGGATATGTGCCATATTGGTTTCTCCTTATATTTTTTTCActgggttttaaaggagttttcgaTGGCACATTATTATAAGGTTTCTCCTCAATTTTTCCCACAGGATTTTTGGAGGAGTTTTCAGTTTGTAATATACATATGACGAATTGATTAAGGGGGGGTGTTGAGAAATAAAAATATGTGATCAATTGTATGGGAGGGATGCCTCCCAGGAGGTGTCTGTTGGGGAAGAGGTGTCTCCTCAACACACCCCTTCATCATGTATATAAGTGGGTCTCCCACGTTGCAATGGAACTaatggatcatttggactcttCTGTGTCTCTTTTACTTTCACTCTATAATAACATTGATGTAAGATACGATCAAGATCGGGGCTCCACTCTTTCTTGGGGCACATATACGTGGACGGTACGCTAGTGATTGAGATAAAGGAACTGACCAGGGCAAACAGACGCCAGGTTTGACACTTAATTTACGGCTTCGGTCTTTGAACGGAACATTTAAGGGGTGACGATACCCCAGGGGCTTTGccatttaaaaataaaaataaataaacaactTTTCAAAAAGCCTCCTCAGTTTCTCATACATAGAACTTGCCATTCAGTCGCAGCTATCCTTGACTTGGAGGGAATAGCCATGTCACCGGGAAGCCCTTTAACGGGCGCGCCGTCGTCTCCAGGAACAACTCCGACCGCTGCGTCCTCATGTCGTAGACGATGCAGTAGAAGGGCTCCCGTTGTGCCCCGTAGCCGTAGTACCGATGATTGTATCTTTTCGCGCTAACATCCACCATGAAGAAGATACGGTCCCCGTTGTAGAGACAGTCCTGCTCGCATGCGCCACTAACGTGAACCGCCCGGGAGCACCATGGCCCGACGAACAGCACCCGGTCGTCGCCCACGCTCCTTACGTCCGTCCATCGAGACCTCTTCAAGTCCGCCTTGAGTACCTCGaactccagctccagctccagctccagccCGTCCATGAGTGCACTCATCGAGCCGCTGCTGCACCCCTCGAACATCACGTCCTCCCTGCAGACCAACAGCAACGTGCCGCTAGATTCTAGCAGGTACTGTGACGAGTGTTTGAGGACCCCACGGGGGCTACCCATGAGGTGCTCGACCCGTGACACGGTCGGATCGCCGGTGCGCCTGCCCGTGCCGATGGAGACGGAGAAGAGCCCGTTGAACTTGTCGAGGGCGTAGAGCTTTCCCCCGCACGAGACAATGTCTTGGAGGTGGCGAAGCTCGTCGGGTGTGCTGGACCACCACGAGGACGCTCCTGGCCGGCACAAGGCAAGCTTGCTGCGATACGTCAACGCCTCGTTATCATTGACGATCGCGGCGACGAGGTTGTCAGAGCACACGACGAGCTTCAGCATGTCGGGCACCGGCTGGTCGTTCGCGACGAGGAGAGGCACGTTGGGGGCGTATGTGTCGGAGAGGCCGGGGAGCAGGATGGTGGTGGACATGGAGAAAGGGCTGACCAGCGTGTAGGCGCCGTCGAAGCGCTCAAACACGAGCCACTCGCCGCAAGAGCTCTGCGCCTGCGGCAGCTGCCGGTGGCggtcgaggtggagcggcagcGGCTGGAAGGCGGAGCCGGGCAGGCTGTAGAATGTCCGGTCAGGCAAAGCGAGCCATGGGTAGTGCAAAGGCGGAGAGCTCTGCCGCGCAGAGGCGCGCCACTGTTTGCAGACGGCCGCGAAGCGGACCCGGTCGGCATGGCAAGGGAGGCGGCGGAGCACGACGCCCGCGAGCTCGGTGGGGATGCTCGACCAACAGTTTGGTGCGCGGCGTGCTACCGACGACATACGGATCGACCAACGAGACAGCCTGCGGCGTGTGTGCCTCTGTACGTCCATGATCCATGCCGTGGGCGCCGTATGTATATACGCGGTTGGCACGACACGAGAGTCCGAGACTGTCTCGAAACACTTTCCCGTTTTTCTTGGACCAGTTGAGAAGTTTCCCACCCTGCGACGCATAAGGCGCCAAATACTTCTTTTTTTTTAGAAATAAATActtctattttctttttttttccgaagTGAGCTAGGGTCTTTATTCAAAACTCAAGTGTCCTGGGTCTTTATATATATACACTAATAAAGCGGCTAtttgcttctggtcgtccgtcattaaaATTACCCTTCAAGCTTATaataattacccaccaatgccaccgcCAGGTGGAAAAACGATTCAACTTTTCGGACAAAAAATCACCGCCTACTTCGTTACTTTATAGTGACGTGACGTACATTAGACACAGAACGAAGACCAGCAGAGTGGTCGGCCTATCCCTCCTCTACCGGCAAGACCTGGGTTCGATCCCTAGCGCCCACAATATTTAGCTTTCTTTTCTCACGCACGTCGTACCATGAATGTGTTCATCGGCCGACCCATGGCGGGGCTTCACTCccctgtttttttttcattttactttttttcttttctgcggatcatatttaagtccaACAATGattttttaaatcatccatatcttttaaaccgtaactccgatttaaacaTGCTATATATAAAATTTAATTAGAAAAATATGtaaaatatgaatatgagattattttcacctgttaagtatttttaaaaattatttgggaatatatttaagtcaaataaatgattttctaaattatccgtatcttttaaaccgtaacttcgatttcaacatattatatatgaaaatttaCTAGAAAAATATGTGGCATCTAAATaagatgttaattttacctgttaaatatttttaaaatatagttttgggagcaaacttataatttatagcgtaagATCCGTTTTCCTTTCATACCAGCGGCgacccggattgcaaataaacaccccactataacaatatagggaaaagaaaacttCAATAACTACACATGCAAACCTCTGAAAtatgtcgcaggggaaaacaacagatttctcaacgcgagagtgagagagagagagagggagggaggagagagggagagaggcgtcttaggattaaacatattcaaacacgtttttttgtttttgtgtgaacaccgaggccttcgccggcgagggtgagaaggaggataagtggcaacacaaatatgatatctcgcaaaaataaaggagatggacctattgtagtCTTGGGTGATGGTTGtcgggttaagagtgtgtgttatgttttctctcccgttgcaacgcacgggctcttttgctagtacaaATTATATCTGATAGTACCCTAGCCACAAGTGGCGACCAACTGGTAAAGTAACAGCGGCCTTAACTAATGCGTGAGCTTCAAAGTTGCTCTTTCTAGGCTCAAAACAAAATATTACATCGTTAAAATCCCTGCTTCTATGATTGATCTCACTAATCAACGTTGCGTAGACTGAAGCAGCTCCCTTCTTGATGTTTTTTACCACCTCTAGACAATCTGAGGCCACCATCAACCGGTGGATATGAAGATCAGGAGACAAGGCTAGTGCTTCATTACATGCATGTGCCTCCAAAGAAACAGGATCAACCAGGCCGTCGAAGACAACGGCCGATGCACCAAGGTAACGACCTGCATGGTCCCTGCACACGACGGCTGCCGCACCCCGATTCCCCTGCCGGGACAGACACCCGTCCACATTCAGTTTCGCCAATTCATTAACAGGAGGAATCCATCTAGGGGCGGGTCGGAGAACTGGAGAAACAGCTCTGGATTTTTGCTGAGAGATAGCAGCTATCTCCAAATCTTCTAGGAATCTATTAATGAAGCACCAAGTAGAAACCGGACTTTGGAACTCGTTGCCATGTACTGCTCTCCTTCTTGCCCACCATATGGCCCAGAGGGTGACAAGAACACGAGCCAGTTCCTGTTGATTCAAGGTTTCAAACAGCCAGAATAACCAGAGTCGAGCATCTTCAATTCTATTTGATAACACATGCTCCAAAAGTTCCTCATCTCCCAACACCCATGTGCAGCGTGCCATCTAGCAGTCAAAGAGCGAATGCCTCCAGGTGTCTTCCGCCGCACCACATATTGAGCAAGCATCAGATTCTGACATGTTTCTGGAGCAGCGAACTGAGCCCGTAGGCAACGATGTATGAGCAAGTCTCCACACAAAAACCCGGACCTTTGATGGGATTTTTACCTTCCACAAAAACGTCCATGACTTCTTATCAGCCGATGAGTTCGAGTGGCCAGAGCGATGCTCAACCCAATCCTCTCGTTGGGCTTTATAGCAGTGATCATCCTGTAGGCTGAGCGTACCGAGAAAATACCCCGCTTATCATAATGCCAAGCCCAGAAATCCTCTTGCACCCAAGAGCTGAGAGGAATATTAAAGACAATGTCCACATCAGGGGCGATCAAGTGTTCTTCAAGTAGCCGCCTATTCCATGTTCTGGTAGTTGGATCAATTAGATATGAAACCCGAATAGGAGGATCACTAGACCGGGGGCAGATTGGTCTTAACTTAAAGTCTCTCGGCAGCCAATTATCTAACCAGATGTGTGTGTGTCTACGCCATTACCAATCCTCTTAATGAGACCCAGAGATAAGATTTCCCTCCCCTCCATGATCGCCCGCCAAACTTGTGATGGGGCCGAACCAAGGGTGGCATCAAGCAAATGACAATCTGGGAAGTATCTGGCTTTTAAAACTCGAGCACTAAATGATTCTGGATGCTCCATCAATCTCCATGCTTGTCGAGCCAATAAGGCCAAGTTAAAAAGTTCGATGTCACGAAATCCCATACCACCTATGACCTTAGGTTTTGACATGGTATTCCATGATACCCACACTGGTTTCCTCTATCCATTCTTGCTTCCCCACCA is from Triticum aestivum cultivar Chinese Spring chromosome 1B, IWGSC CS RefSeq v2.1, whole genome shotgun sequence and encodes:
- the LOC123099773 gene encoding F-box protein At2g17036-like; this translates as MSSVARRAPNCWSSIPTELAGVVLRRLPCHADRVRFAAVCKQWRASARQSSPPLHYPWLALPDRTFYSLPGSAFQPLPLHLDRHRQLPQAQSSCGEWLVFERFDGAYTLVSPFSMSTTILLPGLSDTYAPNVPLLVANDQPVPDMLKLVVCSDNLVAAIVNDNEALTYRSKLALCRPGASSWWSSTPDELRHLQDIVSCGGKLYALDKFNGLFSVSIGTGRRTGDPTVSRVEHLMGSPRGVLKHSSQYLLESSGTLLLVCREDVMFEGCSSGSMSALMDGLELELELEFEVLKADLKRSRWTDVRSVGDDRVLFVGPWCSRAVHVSGACEQDCLYNGDRIFFMVDVSAKRYNHRYYGYGAQREPFYCIVYDMRTQRSELFLETTARPLKGFPVTWLFPPSQG